CGGTCGGCCACCACTGCCCGGAGTGCGTGCAGGAGGGACAGCGCTCGGTGCGGCGGGCCCGGACCGTGTTCGGCGGTGCGGTCTCCGGGGCGCCGGCTCCGGTGGTGACGTACGTCCTGATGGCGCTGAACATCCTGGTCTACCTCGGCGAGGTGGTGCGGCCCGAGATCGTGGACCGGTTCGCGGTGCTCGGTGCCGCGCTGACCGGGCCGGGCGGGGAGCAGTACTACTACCGGGGCGAGACGTACGTCGGGTACGAGCTGACGGGCATCGCGGACGGCGAGTGGTACCGGCTGGTGACCGGGGCCTTCCTGCATCTGCCGCCGGACGCCTCGTTCGGCGTGATGCACCTGCTGTTCAACATGTTCGCGCTGTGGAACATCGGCCGGGTGGTGGAGGGGCAGCTCGGCCGGGCCCGCTATCTGGCGCTGTATCTGCTGTCGGCGGTGGGCGGTTCGGTCGCGGTGTATCTGCTGGCCCCGGACACCTCCACCGTGGGCGCCTCGGGTGCTGTGTTCGGTCTCGCCGCGTCGTACTGGGTGATCAACCGGCGGCTCGGCCGGGACATGGCGGCGGTGAACCGGTTCATGGCCGGGTTTCTGCTCTGGATGGTGCTCTCGGCCCTCTTCACCTCGTGGCAGGGGCACCTGGGCGGACTGCTGACCGGGGCGCTGGTGACGTACGGACTCGCCTACGCGCCGGCGAAGCTGCGGACCGGGCCGGTGCAGCTGGCGGGCGGGGTGGTGCTGGCGGGCCTGTTCGCGGTGGCGGTGGCGGTGCGGACCTCGGCTTTGACCGGCTGAGCCCGGACAAAGGAGCTGCCCCCGGACGCGCCACGGCGCCCACTGAGTCCGGTCGGGGACAGGCGGGCGCCGCGTTCAGTTCCGTACGCCGTTGTACGGGACGTCTGTGTGGGGCTCCCCCGGGCCGCGTGGACCAGGGGGAACCCGGGTGGTGCTCAGACCAGCAGAGACCGGTCCGTCGGGCGGATCGGAGCCGGCAGTGCGCTGGTCCCGGTCAGGAAGCGGTCCACGCCGCGGGCGGCGGAGCGGCCCTCGGCGATCGCCCAGACGATCAGCGACTGACCGCGGCCCGCGTCACCGGCGACATAGACGCCGTCGACGTTGGTCGCGTAGCTCTCGTCGCGGGCGACGTTGCCGCGCTCGTCGAGCTCCAGACCGAACTGCTGGACCAGACCGTTGGACTGGTCGGTTCCGGTGAAGCCCATGGCGAGGGTGACGAGCTGCGCGGGGATGCGCCGCTCCGTGCCGGGCTTCTGCTCCAGCTTACCGCCCTTGAACTCGACCTCGACCAGGTGGAGGGCCGCGACGTTCCCGTCCTCGTCGCCCTCGAAGTGGGTGGTGGAGACGGAGTAGACCCGCTCGCCGCCCTCCTCGTGCGCGGAGGTGACCTTGTAGAGCATCGGGAAGGTCGGCCACGGCTGGTTCGCGTTCCGGTCCTCGCCCGGCTTCGGCATGATCTCCAGCTGGGTGACGGAGGCCGCGCCCTGGCGATGGGCGGTGCCCACGCAGTCGGCGCCGGTGTCGCCGCCGCCGATGACGACGACGTGCTTGCCCTCGGCGGTGATCGGGGGAACGGTGAGGTCGCCCTCCTGCACCTTGTTGGCGAGCGGCAGGTACTCCATCGCGAAGTGGATGCCGCCCAGCTCACGGCCGGGGACCGGCAGGTCGCGGGAGACGGTGGCACCGGCCGCGATGACGACCGCGTCGTAGCGGCGGCGGAGCTTGGCGGCGTCGATGTCCTGGCCGATCTCCACCCCCGTGCGGAACTTGGTGCCCTCCAGGCGCATCTGCTCGATGCGGCGGTTGATGTGCGACTTCTCCATCTTGAACTCGGGGATGCCGTAGCGGAGGAGGCCCCCGATGCGGTCCGCGCGCTCGTAGACGACGACGGTGTGGCCGGCCCGGGTCAGCTGCTGGGCGGCGGCGAGTCCCGCCGGGCCGGAGCCGATGACCGCGACGGTCTTGCCGGAGAGGCGCTCGGGCGGCTGCGGGGTGACGTCGCCGCTGTCCCACGCCTTGTCGATGATGGCGACTTCGACGTTCT
This DNA window, taken from Streptomyces griseus subsp. griseus, encodes the following:
- a CDS encoding rhomboid family intramembrane serine protease; this encodes MEAAATTCYRHPSYETYVRCTRCERTICPDCMREASVGHHCPECVQEGQRSVRRARTVFGGAVSGAPAPVVTYVLMALNILVYLGEVVRPEIVDRFAVLGAALTGPGGEQYYYRGETYVGYELTGIADGEWYRLVTGAFLHLPPDASFGVMHLLFNMFALWNIGRVVEGQLGRARYLALYLLSAVGGSVAVYLLAPDTSTVGASGAVFGLAASYWVINRRLGRDMAAVNRFMAGFLLWMVLSALFTSWQGHLGGLLTGALVTYGLAYAPAKLRTGPVQLAGGVVLAGLFAVAVAVRTSALTG
- a CDS encoding glutamate synthase subunit beta, which encodes MADPKGFLTTGREVAQTRPVAERVKDWNEVYVPGSLLPIISKQAGRCMDCGIPFCHNGCPLGNLIPEWNDYAYREDWTAASERLHATNNFPEFTGRLCPAPCESACVLGINQPAVTIKNVEVAIIDKAWDSGDVTPQPPERLSGKTVAVIGSGPAGLAAAQQLTRAGHTVVVYERADRIGGLLRYGIPEFKMEKSHINRRIEQMRLEGTKFRTGVEIGQDIDAAKLRRRYDAVVIAAGATVSRDLPVPGRELGGIHFAMEYLPLANKVQEGDLTVPPITAEGKHVVVIGGGDTGADCVGTAHRQGAASVTQLEIMPKPGEDRNANQPWPTFPMLYKVTSAHEEGGERVYSVSTTHFEGDEDGNVAALHLVEVEFKGGKLEQKPGTERRIPAQLVTLAMGFTGTDQSNGLVQQFGLELDERGNVARDESYATNVDGVYVAGDAGRGQSLIVWAIAEGRSAARGVDRFLTGTSALPAPIRPTDRSLLV